The following proteins are encoded in a genomic region of Herminiimonas arsenicoxydans:
- a CDS encoding Putative two-component response regulator (Evidence 3 : Function proposed based on presence of conserved amino acid motif, structural feature or limited homology; Product type pr : putative regulator) has product MSVERTLLIIEDDGAFARTLGRSFERRNYRVLLASSQDEAAALLQQEKPAYAVVDLKLNGHTSGLACVQMLHKHDPAMQIVVLTGFASLNTAVEAIKLGACQYLAKPSNTDDIEAAFGHVAGNVDVELGNRSTSIKTLEWEHIHAVLAESDFNISEAARRLGMHRRTLARKLEKQRVK; this is encoded by the coding sequence ATGTCGGTTGAACGTACGCTGCTGATTATCGAAGACGACGGCGCGTTTGCCCGCACGCTCGGGCGTTCATTCGAGCGCAGGAATTATCGCGTGCTGCTGGCTTCCAGCCAGGATGAAGCGGCTGCACTGCTGCAGCAGGAGAAGCCGGCCTATGCCGTCGTCGACCTCAAGCTGAACGGCCATACGTCGGGACTGGCCTGCGTGCAAATGCTGCACAAGCATGATCCCGCCATGCAGATCGTGGTGCTGACCGGCTTCGCCAGTCTCAATACGGCGGTGGAAGCCATCAAGCTCGGCGCCTGCCAGTATCTGGCCAAGCCGTCCAACACCGATGATATTGAAGCTGCTTTCGGTCATGTGGCCGGCAACGTCGATGTGGAGCTGGGCAATCGTTCGACGTCGATCAAGACGCTGGAGTGGGAGCATATCCACGCCGTGCTGGCGGAAAGCGATTTCAATATTTCCGAAGCGGCGCGTCGTCTCGGCATGCACCGCCGCACGCTGGCGCGCAAGCTGGAGAAGCAGCGCGTCAAATAA
- a CDS encoding Hypothetical protein (Evidence 5 : No homology to any previously reported sequences), whose translation MHFLPFRLPLAKDEYMTDGKPHLVAAWMLSILVLAHMSTANHAHAANETNARNQFSVEATQYGTAVQVSVRTTVKAPLALIWNTLTDYDHLAQFIPGMKKSRLIERQGRVAVIEQSGYAHVWFFHFPIDVTVEVTEHPSSAIRVRLLKGNLKRLEGHYEIEKIADGLYALRWSGTIEPGVAVPGFLATDLMRKNISEQFLGMVDEIERRAALAVPISPLEPETMSR comes from the coding sequence ATGCATTTTTTACCCTTCCGCCTTCCTTTAGCCAAAGACGAATATATGACGGATGGTAAACCGCATCTTGTCGCAGCCTGGATGTTATCCATCCTTGTGCTGGCGCATATGAGCACAGCAAACCATGCGCATGCGGCAAACGAAACCAATGCAAGAAACCAATTTTCAGTTGAAGCCACGCAATATGGGACGGCCGTACAAGTCAGCGTACGCACCACGGTCAAGGCACCGCTCGCTCTGATATGGAATACCCTGACTGATTACGACCACTTGGCGCAATTCATCCCCGGCATGAAAAAAAGCCGGCTGATAGAACGGCAAGGCAGAGTCGCGGTGATCGAGCAATCAGGTTACGCCCATGTGTGGTTCTTTCATTTTCCGATAGACGTGACGGTAGAGGTGACGGAACATCCTTCTTCCGCCATTCGGGTTCGTCTGCTGAAAGGCAATCTCAAACGGCTGGAAGGTCACTATGAAATCGAAAAGATAGCTGATGGTCTCTACGCGTTGCGATGGTCGGGAACGATAGAGCCAGGTGTGGCTGTACCGGGTTTTCTTGCGACCGACCTGATGCGCAAGAATATTTCGGAACAGTTTCTGGGCATGGTCGATGAGATCGAGCGACGCGCTGCGTTGGCCGTGCCCATTTCGCCGCTGGAACCAGAAACAATGTCTCGCTGA
- a CDS encoding putative sensor protein histidine kinase (Evidence 3 : Function proposed based on presence of conserved amino acid motif, structural feature or limited homology; Product type prc : putative receptor), whose amino-acid sequence MLVPLSLILLIDIVGSYFVVRHVANDVYDVELNEIAREMLLHVTHNKGEMGFDLAPEAERTLLLDKEDQVYYAIRTMDGNLIAGDPTLPVQTVIKSGKDTAYYDGVLQGQSVRVALLRGQPLLHPATEPVMIQVAETQVKRNRHERALLIQLILPQVLLILIAGILIWRGVAHGLAPLRKLQQEVGMRSHLDLSPIAADNVPGEVEPLVGAVNDLMTRVDAVLGFQGRFIADTAHQLRTPVAGLKAHIELALRENDLTQVKRALGHLYTSAERLSRLVSQLLSLARNEPNNVAVNFAPFDLNQLALRAAQEWVPLAYKKQIDLGFDTAGQPVLLNGEAARVTEMINNLVDNAIRYTPPGGRVTVHVRQDEHAHLIVSDDGARIPVEERTRIFERFHRLLGSHEEGSGLGLAIVHEIATLHNATITLEDDVDGVGNTFTVSFPVSHAPG is encoded by the coding sequence GTGCTGGTTCCGCTTTCTCTGATCCTGCTGATCGATATTGTCGGCAGCTACTTTGTCGTGCGTCACGTTGCCAACGATGTGTATGACGTCGAATTGAATGAGATTGCACGCGAAATGCTGCTGCATGTCACGCACAACAAGGGTGAGATGGGATTCGATCTGGCACCGGAAGCCGAACGTACGCTGCTGCTCGACAAGGAAGATCAGGTGTATTACGCGATACGCACGATGGACGGCAATCTGATCGCCGGCGATCCGACGCTGCCGGTGCAGACGGTTATCAAGAGCGGCAAGGACACGGCCTATTACGATGGCGTATTGCAGGGGCAGTCGGTACGTGTCGCGCTGTTGCGCGGTCAACCCTTGCTGCATCCGGCCACCGAACCAGTCATGATTCAGGTGGCCGAAACGCAGGTCAAGCGCAATCGTCACGAACGCGCCTTGTTGATCCAGCTGATCCTGCCGCAAGTGTTGCTGATCCTGATTGCCGGCATCCTGATCTGGCGTGGTGTGGCGCACGGGCTGGCGCCCTTGCGCAAACTGCAGCAGGAAGTCGGTATGCGCTCGCATCTGGATCTCAGTCCGATTGCCGCCGACAATGTGCCGGGAGAAGTGGAACCGCTAGTCGGTGCAGTGAACGATCTGATGACGCGTGTCGATGCAGTGCTGGGCTTTCAGGGGCGCTTCATCGCCGATACTGCGCATCAATTGCGTACGCCGGTTGCGGGCCTGAAGGCGCATATCGAGCTGGCCCTGCGCGAGAACGATCTGACGCAGGTCAAACGTGCCCTGGGCCATTTATATACGAGTGCCGAACGCTTGTCGCGACTGGTGTCGCAACTGCTTTCTCTGGCGCGCAACGAGCCAAATAATGTGGCAGTCAATTTTGCACCCTTCGATCTCAACCAGCTGGCGCTGCGTGCTGCGCAGGAATGGGTGCCGCTGGCTTACAAGAAACAGATCGATCTGGGGTTCGATACGGCGGGACAGCCGGTGCTGTTGAATGGCGAAGCGGCGCGCGTCACCGAGATGATCAACAATCTGGTCGACAACGCCATTCGTTATACGCCGCCCGGCGGTCGCGTTACTGTGCATGTACGGCAGGACGAGCATGCACATCTGATCGTCAGCGATGACGGTGCGCGCATTCCGGTGGAAGAACGCACGCGCATCTTCGAGCGTTTCCATCGTTTGCTGGGATCGCATGAAGAAGGCAGCGGCCTCGGGCTTGCCATCGTGCATGAGATCGCTACCCTGCACAATGCGACGATCACGCTGGAAGA
- a CDS encoding Hypothetical protein (Evidence 5 : No homology to any previously reported sequences): MTSLIPQEIPTALILNAISEDAIVAAENHLRDVLALAIEYKAPHAAIIVFDTRCELALALTEAYRRCLPTATFIDFDTISADAVLAAFAELAANDLVVLIQSTNFRLEAFRIRIELFKRSLKVIEHPHLSRMTGSQALYYIASLAYDPAYYRGVGRALKARIDGARFGVVDSGGERLVFDSPFESAKLNIGDYSEMNNVGGQFPIGEVFTEAQDLEAVNGRVRIFVFGDTAFQVNQPEKPITLVITKGRVTDVIDSTPEFDQVLANIRADEGEVWLRELGFGMNRAFTQQRTVSDIGTYERMCGIHLSLGAKHGVYNKAIIKRATARYHVDVFAVTQAVYLDDDLVYSNGAWQV, from the coding sequence ATGACTTCCCTCATACCGCAAGAAATACCCACAGCACTCATTCTCAACGCAATCAGTGAAGACGCCATAGTTGCTGCAGAAAACCATCTGCGCGACGTTCTTGCACTGGCCATCGAATACAAGGCGCCACACGCGGCAATCATCGTATTCGATACCCGCTGCGAACTCGCACTTGCATTGACTGAAGCGTATAGACGTTGCCTGCCGACGGCGACCTTCATCGATTTCGATACGATATCTGCAGATGCCGTACTCGCCGCCTTTGCCGAGCTGGCTGCGAACGATCTGGTGGTGCTGATTCAATCGACAAATTTTCGTCTGGAGGCTTTTCGGATACGGATAGAACTCTTCAAGCGTTCGCTCAAGGTAATCGAGCATCCGCATTTGTCGCGCATGACAGGATCCCAGGCGCTGTATTACATAGCATCGCTGGCCTATGACCCGGCCTACTATCGCGGCGTTGGCCGCGCATTAAAAGCGCGCATTGATGGCGCGCGCTTTGGCGTAGTCGACAGCGGTGGCGAACGCCTGGTGTTTGACTCTCCGTTTGAATCCGCAAAATTGAACATCGGCGATTACAGCGAGATGAACAATGTGGGCGGCCAGTTTCCGATCGGCGAAGTGTTCACCGAAGCGCAGGATCTGGAAGCGGTCAACGGACGCGTGCGTATTTTTGTTTTTGGCGACACTGCATTTCAAGTCAATCAGCCGGAAAAACCCATCACCCTGGTCATCACCAAAGGTCGCGTCACCGATGTAATCGATTCGACGCCCGAGTTCGACCAGGTACTCGCCAACATCCGCGCCGATGAAGGTGAAGTGTGGCTGCGCGAACTCGGCTTCGGCATGAACCGCGCCTTTACACAGCAACGCACCGTCAGCGATATCGGCACCTATGAGCGCATGTGCGGCATCCATCTGTCGCTAGGCGCCAAACACGGCGTCTATAACAAGGCCATCATCAAGCGGGCGACTGCCCGATACCACGTTGATGTATTTGCAGTAACACAAGCCGTCTATCTCGATGACGATCTGGTCTATAGCAATGGTGCGTGGCAGGTCTGA
- a CDS encoding Conserved hypothetical protein, putative cytochrome c biogenesis (Evidence 4 : Homologs of previously reported genes of unknown function), which yields MTDVTEQGSGTGSQTEPAAATPRSGSRLIWLVVVASLLFTLFAALGTWQVYRLQWKLALIERVEQRVHAAPVDAPQREHWSQVTAASDEYRHVRVSGVLLHQHAVKVMAVTELGSGFWLLTPLQTADGSIVLINRGFIPSLSYVEPQPPATEIVVSGLLRISEPGGGFLRENDAAGGRWYSRDVAAIAAAQHLSSVAPYFIDQDARPQSREASSVDRAAVPPIGGLTVISFNNNHLVYALTWYVLALMVIAACWWVLREERRHPN from the coding sequence ATGACGGATGTCACGGAGCAGGGCAGTGGCACCGGTTCACAGACCGAACCGGCCGCTGCAACCCCTCGCTCCGGCTCTCGGCTGATCTGGCTGGTCGTCGTCGCCAGTCTGCTGTTTACACTTTTTGCCGCACTCGGCACCTGGCAAGTCTATCGCCTGCAATGGAAACTGGCGCTGATCGAACGTGTCGAGCAGCGCGTGCATGCTGCTCCTGTTGATGCACCACAGCGCGAGCACTGGTCACAAGTTACCGCTGCAAGCGACGAGTACCGCCATGTACGTGTGAGCGGTGTTTTGTTGCATCAGCATGCGGTCAAGGTCATGGCAGTGACCGAGCTTGGTAGTGGTTTCTGGTTGTTGACCCCGCTGCAAACTGCTGACGGCAGTATCGTGCTGATCAATCGCGGCTTTATTCCTTCTCTTTCCTACGTTGAACCCCAACCTCCTGCGACCGAAATTGTGGTTAGCGGCTTGTTGCGCATCAGCGAACCGGGCGGTGGTTTTTTACGCGAGAACGATGCTGCCGGTGGGCGCTGGTATTCACGTGATGTGGCGGCGATCGCAGCGGCACAGCATCTTTCCAGTGTAGCCCCGTATTTCATCGATCAGGATGCACGCCCGCAGAGCAGGGAAGCATCGTCGGTAGACCGTGCCGCCGTGCCGCCGATAGGCGGATTGACAGTGATTTCGTTCAACAACAATCATTTGGTCTATGCTCTCACCTGGTACGTACTCGCCTTGATGGTGATCGCGGCGTGCTGGTGGGTGCTGCGCGAAGAACGCCGACACCCGAACTGA
- a CDS encoding Conserved hypothetical protein (Evidence 4 : Homologs of previously reported genes of unknown function): MKRRKFQQTYTAGLLALCVTLLVSCAPETRLQQPEKGTEPVAAFTENDYLQAEAQGKKIFRVNSQQSLLVLEVRRAGAFARFGHDHVVASHDVTGFVSPVDGRADLSVPLEKLVIDEAALRVEAGLSTQPTQEDIEGTRRNMLNKVLDAAQFPLALIHIERKSAESAMAVTIKLHGISRSFEVPVEMQETAEGLLVSGKMHFKQSDFGIVPFSILNGAIQVQDRLDLRFRIVAGKF, translated from the coding sequence ATGAAACGAAGAAAATTTCAACAGACTTATACAGCTGGCTTGCTCGCTTTATGCGTAACTTTGCTTGTCTCATGCGCACCGGAGACGCGCTTGCAGCAGCCTGAAAAAGGCACCGAGCCTGTTGCTGCCTTTACTGAAAATGATTACCTGCAGGCGGAAGCACAGGGCAAAAAAATATTCCGCGTCAATTCGCAGCAATCCCTGCTGGTGCTAGAGGTGCGCCGTGCCGGCGCATTTGCGCGATTCGGCCACGATCACGTGGTGGCAAGTCATGATGTAACTGGCTTCGTGTCGCCAGTGGATGGCAGAGCCGACTTGTCTGTCCCATTAGAAAAACTCGTAATTGATGAAGCTGCTTTACGCGTTGAGGCTGGATTGTCAACGCAACCCACTCAGGAGGATATAGAGGGTACACGACGTAATATGCTCAACAAGGTTCTGGACGCGGCGCAGTTTCCGCTTGCGCTGATTCATATTGAGCGCAAGAGTGCAGAGAGTGCGATGGCTGTAACGATCAAATTACATGGCATTAGCCGCTCGTTTGAGGTTCCGGTCGAGATGCAGGAAACAGCTGAGGGTTTGCTTGTCAGCGGGAAAATGCACTTTAAGCAATCCGATTTCGGCATCGTGCCGTTTTCGATCTTGAATGGCGCGATCCAGGTGCAGGACAGGCTGGACCTGCGCTTTCGTATTGTCGCCGGCAAGTTTTAG
- a CDS encoding Conserved hypothetical protein; putative GGDEF, PAS/PAC domains (Evidence 4 : Homologs of previously reported genes of unknown function), giving the protein MTDTARIDHAVYKTLLESTKAIPWKIDWKNMTFAYIGPQIEALLGWSSSSWVSAQDWADRMHPEDRAWVVNFCVAQSKDGTDHEADYRALTKDGNYVWIRDVVHVMRNADGEVEALIGFMFDISERKKTEAKLIDLQKELETLSFKDGLTGVANRRMFDSIMAAEWANAKLNHQPLSVIMLDIDYFKQYNDHYGHIQGDDCLKRVANILSSATRRSRDFFARFGGEEFILVLPETDELNAINIAERCRTLICKEKIPHEKSEVIPMITVSLGVGTVIPTDKDDPIRFIEEVDKRLYQAKQRGRNCIANSD; this is encoded by the coding sequence ATGACTGATACTGCACGCATAGACCACGCCGTCTACAAAACCCTGCTCGAATCCACCAAGGCGATTCCCTGGAAGATCGACTGGAAAAACATGACCTTCGCTTACATCGGCCCGCAGATAGAAGCACTGCTCGGCTGGTCCTCATCGAGCTGGGTGAGCGCGCAGGATTGGGCGGACAGAATGCATCCGGAAGACCGTGCATGGGTCGTTAATTTTTGCGTGGCCCAATCCAAAGACGGCACCGATCATGAAGCAGATTATCGCGCCCTCACCAAGGACGGCAACTATGTATGGATACGTGATGTGGTTCATGTCATGCGCAATGCCGATGGCGAGGTCGAAGCGCTGATCGGATTCATGTTCGATATCAGCGAGCGCAAGAAAACCGAAGCCAAACTCATCGATCTGCAAAAAGAGCTGGAGACACTATCCTTCAAGGATGGATTGACTGGCGTTGCCAACCGGCGCATGTTCGATTCCATCATGGCTGCCGAATGGGCCAATGCCAAACTCAATCATCAGCCGCTTTCCGTCATCATGCTGGATATTGATTACTTCAAACAATACAACGACCACTACGGCCATATTCAAGGCGACGATTGCCTGAAACGTGTGGCGAATATTTTGAGTTCGGCAACCCGACGATCGCGTGATTTTTTTGCCCGTTTTGGCGGTGAAGAATTCATACTGGTGTTGCCGGAAACCGATGAGCTGAATGCGATCAATATTGCCGAGCGATGCCGCACATTGATCTGCAAGGAAAAAATTCCGCATGAAAAATCAGAGGTGATTCCGATGATTACTGTCAGCCTCGGCGTTGGCACCGTCATCCCGACTGATAAAGATGATCCCATCAGATTCATCGAAGAAGTCGACAAGCGTTTGTATCAAGCCAAGCAGCGCGGCAGAAATTGCATAGCCAACAGCGACTAA
- the trmB gene encoding tRNA (guanine-N(7)-)-methyltransferase (tRNA(m7G46)-methyltransferase) (Evidence 2a : Function of homologous gene experimentally demonstrated in an other organism; PubMedId : 12730187; Product type e : enzyme), which produces MTDTKSDDGHNKPLFYDPTEHRIRSFVTRAGRLSTAQARAIEELGPQFFIPYAKAPLDIDQAFSRTAPTIFEIGFGMGETTANIAAGMPDKNFIGVEVHTPGVGSLLKQIGERELTNLRIIQHDAFEVLTNMIAPASLAGVHVFFPDPWHKARHNKRRLIQPPLVQLLSSRIKTGGYLHCATDWQEYAEQMLEVLGAEASLRNTADTYAPRPDYRPVTKFENRGIKLGHGVWDLVFEKK; this is translated from the coding sequence ATGACCGATACCAAATCCGACGACGGACACAACAAGCCGCTTTTTTACGATCCGACCGAACACCGCATACGCAGCTTCGTCACGCGCGCGGGACGCCTGTCAACCGCGCAAGCGCGGGCCATCGAGGAACTCGGGCCGCAATTCTTCATTCCGTATGCAAAGGCGCCGCTGGATATCGATCAGGCCTTTAGCCGCACGGCACCGACCATTTTTGAAATCGGCTTCGGCATGGGTGAAACCACGGCAAACATTGCCGCCGGCATGCCGGATAAAAATTTCATCGGTGTGGAAGTCCATACGCCAGGCGTAGGCAGCCTGTTGAAGCAGATCGGCGAACGGGAATTGACCAATCTGCGCATCATCCAGCATGATGCATTCGAAGTATTGACCAATATGATTGCGCCGGCCTCGCTGGCCGGCGTACACGTGTTCTTTCCCGATCCCTGGCACAAGGCGCGGCACAACAAGCGCCGCCTGATCCAGCCACCGCTGGTGCAACTGCTGTCGTCACGCATCAAGACCGGCGGTTATCTGCATTGTGCAACCGACTGGCAGGAATATGCGGAACAGATGCTGGAAGTGCTCGGAGCCGAAGCAAGCTTGCGCAACACTGCGGATACCTATGCACCGCGCCCTGATTACCGCCCTGTCACGAAATTCGAGAATCGCGGCATCAAGCTCGGGCACGGCGTATGGGATCTGGTATTCGAAAAAAAATAA
- a CDS encoding Conserved hypothetical protein; putative exported protein (Evidence 4 : Homologs of previously reported genes of unknown function) — translation MNKLIATLVAGLFASVAFAQAPAPASTPATVKAEVKAEKSVSKAEKSEAKVDAKADAAAAKTDAKADASKAKAHAKADHKKAKAHANTTEKKAEAHADVKASTAK, via the coding sequence ATGAACAAATTAATCGCTACCCTGGTTGCCGGTCTGTTTGCCTCCGTCGCCTTTGCACAAGCACCTGCTCCAGCCAGCACACCTGCTACCGTAAAAGCGGAAGTCAAGGCAGAGAAGTCCGTCTCAAAAGCTGAAAAATCGGAAGCCAAAGTTGATGCCAAAGCAGATGCTGCAGCAGCCAAGACCGATGCAAAAGCAGATGCTTCCAAAGCAAAAGCGCATGCCAAAGCTGACCATAAAAAAGCCAAGGCTCATGCCAATACCACTGAAAAGAAAGCCGAAGCACACGCTGATGTGAAAGCATCGACGGCCAAATAA
- a CDS encoding Putative transcriptional regulatory protein TctD (Evidence 3 : Function proposed based on presence of conserved amino acid motif, structural feature or limited homology; Product type pr : putative regulator), with translation MRILIVEDDAVLAAALTRALTQAGYAVDYADNGEDANRALSNDAYALVLLDIALPKMDGLAVLRRLRERKSRVPVLILTARDTLDDRVAGLDLGADDYMTKPFDLLEFEARVRALIRRGQFDAGKSLTHGGLRFDLEAHRLFHNDVPVELSVRELAVFEVLLSRQGQVVTKEQMVDRLFGWGDDGGSNAIEVYVHRMRKKLEPYNITIRTVRGMGYLLEKSGEKERSEI, from the coding sequence ATGCGCATTTTGATTGTTGAAGATGATGCCGTACTCGCAGCAGCCTTGACGCGTGCACTGACGCAGGCCGGCTATGCGGTCGATTATGCCGATAACGGTGAAGATGCCAATCGCGCCTTGAGCAATGATGCTTATGCGCTGGTATTGCTGGATATTGCGCTACCGAAGATGGATGGTCTTGCCGTGTTGCGACGTTTGCGCGAGCGAAAATCGCGCGTACCTGTATTGATACTGACCGCGCGCGATACGCTGGATGATCGCGTGGCAGGGCTCGATCTGGGCGCTGACGATTACATGACCAAACCGTTCGATCTGCTGGAGTTCGAGGCGCGTGTTCGTGCACTGATAAGGCGCGGACAGTTCGATGCCGGCAAGAGCCTGACGCATGGCGGGTTGCGCTTCGATCTGGAAGCGCATCGCTTATTCCATAATGACGTGCCGGTGGAATTGTCGGTGCGCGAACTGGCAGTGTTTGAAGTATTGCTGTCGCGCCAGGGCCAGGTCGTGACCAAGGAACAGATGGTAGACCGGCTATTCGGCTGGGGCGACGATGGCGGCAGCAATGCAATCGAAGTATACGTACACCGTATGCGAAAAAAACTCGAACCCTACAACATCACGATCCGTACTGTGCGCGGCATGGGCTATCTGCTTGAAAAATCCGGTGAAAAAGAACGCTCGGAAATCTGA
- a CDS encoding Putative two-component sensor histidine kinase (Evidence 3 : Function proposed based on presence of conserved amino acid motif, structural feature or limited homology; Product type pr : putative regulator): MLGKTEMAVSGEAMKKLPPSAARAEHSAGRKNMMLLIQLRWIAVIGQITTIAIVTLGFGIQLQLPYMLEVLACLIAFNIASHLRWHERSMVSNNELFFALLVDVASLTLQLYFSGGITNPFAFAYLLQVILSAVLLEAWSTWIIVAVTSACLAGLAAHANPLILPHDHSLRFFSLYVQGILICFVLNAVLLTAFITRIRRNFHAGDVELAALRQRAVEEEHIVRMGLLASGAAHELGTPLATVSVILGDWRRMPVVAASADLQQDIAEMEAQLQRCKSIVSGILLSAGETRGESSAQTTIVTFLDDLAAAWRASRPIAIFLYENRIEHDLAVVFDSTLKQTIFNLLDNALEASPQWLRLTASSNEDTLIIEVSDAGPGFLPEILANLGTPYQSTKNRVGGGLGLFLVMNVARTLGGTVTARNREEGGAVVQLSLPLAAIMYEEEERDVG; this comes from the coding sequence ATGCTGGGGAAAACAGAAATGGCCGTGTCGGGTGAGGCCATGAAAAAGCTGCCGCCATCGGCTGCGCGCGCAGAACATTCGGCAGGACGCAAGAACATGATGCTGCTGATCCAGTTGCGCTGGATCGCGGTCATTGGCCAGATCACGACGATCGCCATTGTTACCCTGGGATTCGGCATCCAGCTGCAATTGCCTTACATGCTGGAAGTGCTGGCCTGTCTGATCGCCTTCAATATCGCCAGCCATCTGCGCTGGCATGAACGCAGCATGGTGAGCAACAATGAATTGTTTTTTGCCTTGCTGGTGGATGTGGCCAGCCTCACCTTGCAGCTGTACTTCAGCGGCGGCATCACCAATCCGTTTGCCTTCGCCTATCTGCTGCAGGTGATATTGAGCGCGGTATTGCTGGAGGCGTGGTCGACCTGGATTATCGTTGCTGTTACCAGCGCCTGTCTGGCCGGTTTGGCGGCACATGCGAATCCGCTGATTCTGCCGCACGACCACAGCCTGCGATTTTTCAGTCTTTACGTGCAGGGCATCCTGATCTGCTTCGTGCTGAACGCCGTGTTGCTGACCGCCTTCATCACCCGCATCAGGCGCAATTTTCACGCCGGCGATGTGGAACTGGCGGCTTTGCGGCAGCGTGCCGTAGAAGAAGAGCATATCGTGCGCATGGGCTTGCTGGCGTCCGGGGCGGCGCATGAGCTTGGTACGCCGCTGGCAACGGTATCTGTCATTCTGGGCGACTGGCGGCGCATGCCTGTCGTCGCTGCCAGCGCCGATCTGCAGCAGGATATTGCTGAAATGGAAGCACAACTGCAACGCTGCAAGAGCATCGTCAGCGGCATCCTGCTGTCCGCGGGCGAAACGCGCGGCGAGTCCTCGGCGCAAACCACGATTGTTACCTTTCTCGACGACCTCGCCGCTGCCTGGCGCGCCAGCCGGCCGATCGCCATCTTTCTCTACGAAAATCGCATTGAACATGATCTCGCCGTGGTGTTCGATTCGACCCTGAAGCAGACGATTTTCAATTTGCTCGACAATGCGCTGGAAGCCTCGCCGCAATGGCTGCGCCTGACGGCGAGCAGCAACGAAGATACACTGATCATAGAAGTAAGCGACGCCGGCCCGGGTTTTCTGCCGGAAATTCTGGCAAATTTGGGCACGCCGTATCAGTCGACCAAGAATCGTGTCGGTGGCGGCCTTGGCCTGTTTCTGGTGATGAATGTTGCACGCACGCTGGGTGGCACGGTTACTGCGCGCAACCGCGAGGAAGGCGGTGCGGTCGTGCAGCTTTCGCTGCCGCTGGCCGCAATCATGTATGAAGAGGAGGAGCGGGATGTCGGTTGA